Proteins from one Ipomoea triloba cultivar NCNSP0323 chromosome 1, ASM357664v1 genomic window:
- the LOC115999707 gene encoding cysteine-rich receptor-like protein kinase 25 — MIRNMHLQFRSFLLGYILILCICLQISPFIGATFKPLGNFCQNTPTYTPNTTYEANLKSLLPTLSSHANRQNGFFTAGDHQDTVYGLFMCRGDVSAADCGACVSDASATVLQRCPNQKTATIWYDFCTLSYSDGPVYGIPNPSFVPFYLYNGNKDSRPDSFMMSVNKTLTQLAARVVNDQSAGRNFATEEGNFTESERIYSLAQCRPDIGNRDCETCLRKAIEELQSCCYSRLSATALSLDCYMKYATEPFYTSTAAPAPPPIPCYNNNYYYYYYYH; from the coding sequence atgataagaaaTATGCATCTTCAATTCAGATCTTTTCTGCTGGGTTACATCCTAATCCTATGCATCTGCCTCCAGATCAGTCCCTTCATCGGAGCTACCTTCAAACCTCTCGGAAACTTTTGTCAAAACACCCCTACTTATACCCCTAACACCACTTATGAAGCCAACCTTAAGTCCCTCCTCCCCACTCTTTCCTCCCATGCCAACCGCCAAAACGGCTTCTTCACCGCCGGCGATCATCAAGACACCGTGTACGGCCTGTTCATGTGCCGGGGCGACGTCTCCGCCGCCGACTGCGGCGCGTGTGTGAGCGACGCTAGCGCAACCGTATTGCAGAGATGTCCCAACCAAAAGACTGCCACTATCTGGTACGATTTTTGTACCCTCAGTTACTCCGACGGACCTGTATATGGGATACCCAATCCGTCTTTCGTCCCGTTCTATTTGTATAATGGTAATAAGGATTCTCGACCGGATAGTTTCATGATGTCCGTTAACAAGACGTTGACTCAGTTGGCCGCTAGAGTGGTCAACGATCAATCTGCCGGCCGGAACTTTGCGACTGAAGAAGGTAACTTCACTGAATCGGAGAGGATCTACAGTCTGGCGCAGTGCCGGCCGGATATTGGGAACCGGGATTGTGAGACATGCCTGCGCAAAGCTATCGAAGAACTGCAAAGTTGTTGTTATTCAAGATTGAGTGCCACAGCTCTCTCCCTAGACTGTTATATGAAGTATGCGACGGAGCCTTTCTACACTAGCACAGCCGCGCCGGCTCCGCCTCCTATCCcctgttataataataattactattactattattattatcattaa
- the LOC116032916 gene encoding uncharacterized protein LOC116032916 produces the protein MMIWFCLLISLITKASSDLLQYKCVNKTSYTPNSTYNANLHFLLSILSSDTTPDNGFYHTTVGDAASNDTVHGLFMCRGDVSADVCGHCVGDASKRILDLCTNEKTGIVWYDNCLLRYSEKSMLGMVDQSAWFAWRNKDNDTQSNAYMEFVGNVLDEIITRASIGSAKKFAVLEANFSPFERVYALGQCTPDISNVDCQICFRNVIAMLPGCCYGAVGARALFPSCNVRYELNPFYNLSAMAPPPPTVLPSSTKSKGSKGKSSAKVIAVASVVSVTGILLLTVSFCLLKMKRAKNSHAVKETTTDGDALTLLRASTDIANLDFLLSTANLIFQHPTRIYTAQRNHLRRLIIMHLPFRFFVLVHMLCVCFLITQSTGTIFRHLGYYCPNTSTYSPSSTYKSNLNTLLSTLSSNGDRKNGFYNTTVRGGADATVYGLFMCRGDVSTGDCGSCVSNATTTILRLCPKEKSAIVWYDYCMLRYSNGDIFGRADQSVMLMLFNESKTNNNNMSSPFRELVGNTLEQMAARVAGGDGLSGKKFATQEANVTASSSKERIYSLGQCTPDLSDTDCKTCLRSAIQQLILSSGGSRSIFPICAVRYEVYPFYNSTAAGAPPLPPAPILRPPPPPITPTGSSKVIIAIVVPVITGIILLTAIFCFVRIRNAKIRHTKLQETGVTGVSAEESTQYDFATVEVITNNFSPENKIGQGGYGSVYKGMLPNGKEVAVKRLSRTSRQGAQEFKNEVEVVAKLQHRNLVRLLGFCSQGEEKILIYEFVPNKSLDYFLFDADKRSLLDWSRRYKIIRGIARGLLYLHEDSRLKIIHRDLKTSNILLDGNMDPKIADFGLARIFEIDQTEESTNRIVGTYGYMPPEYAMHGEFSVKSDVFSLGVILLEIITGKKNRILCQSNRSVNLLGYAWEHWRDGTPLEILDPVFAESYKVNEVIQCIHIGLLCVQDVAVERPTMAEVMLMLSSYSSNSWPPPREPAFYHGGNEEMPREPELEQPMTVNGMSISELYPRRLIIMHHQLGYILCFLLEFLLISLSTGTTFQNLGNYCWNTPTYTPNITYQSQNNSSTVASGDGTNATVYELFTCRDDASAGSCGRCVSDDLNTTQLGLCPKEQTDIIWYDYCILRYSNGSADQLVRLTSQNGSRTTGDVSFPQVVGNTLEQMTTQVTNERFATLEANSTASNPRIYTLGLCTPDLSDDNDCKTCLTNAIQERISSFGGNKSSITPICNVKYELFSSYNRTPASAPPPPPPPPPPNSTTTPVTTSENRGSSSSKVIVAVVVPITGIILLTAVFCFLRIRKAKKRHTRLLKTDMNGVSAEESSQYDLAMIKAITSDFSLKCKIGQGGYGSVYKGMLSNGQEVAIKRLSKSSKQGAQEFKNEVEVVVKLQHRNLVRLLGFCSEGEEKILIYEFVPNKSLDYFLFDVDKQYLLDWPRRYKIIRGIARGLLYLHEDSRLKIIHRDLKAGNILLDANMDPKIADFGLARIVEVDQIEGNTNRIVGTYGYMSPEYAMHGEFSVKSDVFSLGVILLEIITGKKNRNISKGNRTVDLLGYAWEYWRDDTPLEILDPVLAESYNVNEVIQCIHISLLCVQEVAVERPTMAEVMLMLSSYSSNRWSAPREPAFYHGGREGILKESESEKSASINEVSISELHPR, from the exons aTGATGATTTGGTTTTGCTTGTTGATAAGCCTCATCACCAAAGCAAGCTCTGATCTTCTCCAATATAAATGCGTAAACAAAACTTCTTACACTCCTAACAGCACCTATAATGCCAACcttcattttcttctctccATTCTTTCCTCCGACACCACCCCAGACAATGGTTTCTACCACACCACAGTCGGCGACGCCGCTTCCAACGACACCGTGCACGGCTTGTTCATGTGCCGGGGCGACGTCTCTGCAGACGTTTGCGGCCACTGCGTTGGAGATGCCAGCAAAAGGATATTAGACCTTTGCACCAACGAAAAGACGGGTATTGTTTGGTACGATAATTGCTTGTTGCGGTACTCGGAGAAGTCCATGTTGGGCATGGTGGACCAATCTGCCTGGTTTGCATGGAGAAACAAGGATAACGATACACAATCAAATGCGTATATGGAGTTTGTGGGAAACGTGTTGGATGAGATAATTACTCGAGCATCTATTGGTTCCGCCAAGAAATTTGCAGTGTTGGAAGCTAATTTTAGTCCGTTTGAGAGGGTGTACGCTCTTGGACAGTGTACCCCGGACATTTCTAACGTTGATTGTCAGATATGCTTCAGAAATGTTATTGCAATGCTGCCTGGTTGCTGTTATGGAGCCGTGGGTGCTAGAGCTCTGTTCCCAAGCTGTAACGTTAGGTATGAGCTCAACCCTTTCTACAATCTGTCCGCCAtggcaccaccaccaccaactgTGCTTCCCAGTTCCACTAAAAGCAAAG GGAGTAAAGGAAAATCTTCTGCAAAAGTGATAGCAGTAGCCTCTGTAGTGTCGGTCACAGGGATATTACTCCTCACTGTAAGCTTCTGtttattgaaaatgaaaagagCAAAGAATTCCCATGCTGTGAAGGAGACAACTACAG ATGGGGATGCTCTTACACTCCTAAGAGCTAGCACCGATATAGCCAACCTTGATTTTCTTCTCTCCACAGCT AATTTAATTTTCCAACACCCAACAAGAATTTATACAGCACAAAGGAATCATTTACGGAGATTAATAATTATGCATCTTCCATTTAGATTCTTTGTGTTAGTCCACATGCTATGTGTCTGTTTTCTGATCACCCAATCCACCGGGACAATTTTCCGGCACCTGGGATATTATTGTCCGAACACCTCCACTTATTCTCCAAGCAGCACTTACAAATCCAACCTTAACACTCTCCTCTCCACTCTCTCTTCCAACGGCGACCGCAAAAATGGTTTCTACAACACCACCGTCCGCGGCGGGGCTGACGCCACCGTGTACGGCCTGTTCATGTGTCGGGGTGATGTCTCCACCGGCGACTGCGGAAGCTGCGTAAGCAATGCTACCACAACCATATTACGGTTATGCCCCAAAGAAAAGAGCGCAATTGTTTGGTACGATTACTGCATGTTGCGTTACTCGAACGGGGATATATTCGGGAGAGCCGACCAGTCGGTGATGTTAATGTTGTTCAATGAGTCTaagactaataataataatatgtcatCGCCGTTCCGGGAGTTGGTCGGAAACACGTTGGAGCAGATGGCCGCTCGAGTGGCCGGCGGCGATGGATTATCCGGCAAGAAATTTGCCACGCAAGAAGCTAACGTGACTGCATCATCGTCTAAGGAGAGGATCTATAGTCTTGGGCAGTGCACGCCGGATCTTTCCGACACCGATTGCAAGACATGCCTAAGAAGTGCCATCCAACAATTGATTTTATCATCGGGTGGTAGTAGAAGCATCTTCCCAATCTGTGCTGTGAGGTATGAGGTTTACCCTTTCTATAATAGCACAGCCGCCGGAGCGCCACCACTGCCTCCGGCTCCTATCCTCCGTCCTCCTCCGCCACCCATTACTCCCACTGGTTCTTCAAAAGTGATTATTGCCATTGTAGTTCCGGTCATTACTGGGATTATACTCCTCACTGCAATATTCTGTTTTGTGAGAATTAGAAATGCAAAGATACGACATACTAAATTACAGGAAACAG GTGTCACTGGAGTTTCAGCTGAGGAGTCCACGCAATATGATTTTGCTACTGTTGaagttattacaaataatttctcCCCCGAAAATAAAATAGGTCAAGGTGGATATGGTTCTGTATACAAG GGAATGCTTCCTAATGGAAAAGAAGTAGCAGTAAAGAGGCTTTCGAGAACCTCAAGACAAGGAGCTCAAGAGTTTAAGAACGAAGTTGAAGTAGTTGCCAAGCTTCAACACAGAAATTTAGTTAGGCTGTTGGGGTTTTGCTCccaaggagaagaaaagatacTCATCTATGAATTTGTGCCCAACAAAAGCCTTGACTACTTTTTATTTG ATGCTGATAAACGATCTCTATTGGACTGGTCAAGACGCTACAAGATTATAAGAGGAATAGCACGAGGATTACTTTACCTTCACGAAGATTCTCGCCTTAAAATCATACATCGTGATCTCAAAACAAGCAATATACTGTTAGATGGAAATATGGATCCCAAAATAGCTGATTTTGGCTTGGCAAGAATTTTTGAAATTGATCAAACTGAAGAAAGTACAAACAGAATTGTGGGAACATA TGGTTACATGCCTCCTGAGTACGCAATGCATGGAGAATTTTCTGTGAAGTCTGACGTTTTCAGTTTAGGCGTTATACTTTTGGAGATTAttactggaaaaaaaaatcgcATCTTATGCCAATCAAATAGATCAGTGAACCTTCTTGGCTAT GCTTGGGAACATTGGAGGGATGGCACACCATTGGAAATACTAGATCCAGTCTTTGCAGAGTCGTACAAAGTGAACGAAGTCATCCAATGTATTCACATTGGTTTATTATGCGTTCAAGACGTTGCAGTTGAAAGACCTACAATGGCAGAAGTAATGTTGATGCTTAGTAGTTATTCTTCTAATAGTTGGCCACCACCTCGCGAACCTGCATTTTATCATGGTGGGAATGAGGAGATGCCAAGAGAGCCAGAGTTGGAACAACCTATGACGGTAAATGGAATGTCAATTTCTGAACTCTATCCGAGA AGACTAATAATTATGCATCATCAATTAGGCTACATCCTATGTTTCTTATTGGAGTTCTTGCTGATCAGCCTTTCCACAGGGACAACCTTCCAAAATCTGGGGAATTACTGTTGGAACACCCCAACTTATACCCCAAATATTACCTATCAGAGTCAGAATAACAGCTCCACCGTCGCCTCCGGCGACGGGACTAACGCCACCGTGTATGAGCTGTTCACGTGCCGGGATGATGCCTCGGCCGGCAGCTGCGGGCGGTGTGTCAGCGATGATCTTAACACAACCCAATTGGGGCTGTGCCCCAAAGAACAAACTGATATTATTTGGTATGATTACTGCATCTTACGTTACTCGAACGGGAGCGCCGACCAGTTGGTCAGGTTAACGTCGCAGAATGGGTCTCGGACGACCGGTGACGTGTCGTTCCCGCAGGTTGTCGGGAACACGTTGGAGCAGATGACTACTCAGGTGACCAATGAGAGATTTGCGACTCTGGAAGCTAACTCGACGGCGTCTAATCCGAGGATCTATACTCTTGGGCTTTGCACGCCGGATCTTTCGGACGACAATGATTGTAAGACGTGCCTAACAAATGCTATTCAAGAACGGATTTCATCGTTTGGGGGTAATAAAAGCAGCATCACCCCAATCTGTAACGTGAAGTATGAGTTGTTCTCTTCCTACAATCGCACACCCGCCTCTGCTCCCCCGCCGCCTCCGCCACCTCCGCCACCCAATTCTACCACCACTCCTGTTACAACTTCAG AAAACAGGGGAAGTTCTTCTTCAAAAGTGATTGTTGCCGTTGTAGTTCCAATCACTGGGATTATACTCCTCACTGCAGTATTCTGTTTCCTGAGAATTAGAAAAGCTAAGAAACGACATACTAGATTACTGAAAACAG ATATGAATGGAGTTTCAGCTGAAGAGTCCTCACAATATGATCTTGCTATGATTAAAGCTATTACAAGTGATTTCTCCCTAAAATGTAAAATTGGGCAAGGTGGATATGGTTCTGTATACAAG GGAATGCTTTCCAACGGTCAAGAAGTAGCGATAAAAAGACTTTCGAAAAGTTCAAAACAAGGAGCTCAAGAGTTCAAGAATGAAGTTGAAGTAGTTGTCAAGCTTCAACACAGAAATTTAGTTAGGCTATTGGGATTTTGCTccgaaggagaagaaaaaatacTCATCTATGAGTTTGTGCCAAACAAAAGTCTTGACTACTTTTTATTTG ATGTTGACAAACAATATCTATTGGATTGGCCAAGACGTTACAAGATCATACGAGGAATAGCACGAGGACTACTATACCTTCATGAAGATTCTCGTCTTAAAATCATACATCGTGATCTCAAAGCAGGCAATATACTCTTAGATGCAAATATGGATCCCAAAATAGCTGATTTTGGCTTGGCAAGAATTGTTGAAGTTGATCAAATTGAAGGAAATACAAACAGAATTGTCGGAACATA tgGTTACATGTCTCCTGAATACGCAATGCACGGAGAGTTTTCTGTGAAGTCTGATGTTTTCAGTTTAGGCGTTATACTTTTAGAGATTATTACTGGAAAGAAAAACCGTAACATCTCCAAAGGAAATAGAACAGTGGACCTTCTTGGCTAT GCTTGGGAATACTGGAGGGATGACACACCATTGGAAATACTAGATCCGGTTCTCGCAGAGTCCTATAATGTGAATGAAGTCATCCAATGTATTCACATTAGTTTGTTGTGTGTTCAAGAAGTTGCAGTTGAAAGACCTACGATGGCAGAGGTAATGTTGATGCTGAGTAGTTACTCTTCTAATAGATGGTCAGCACCTCGTGAACCTGCATTTTATCATGGTGGAAGAGAGGGAATTCTGAAAGAATCGGAGTCAGAAAAATCTGCGAGCATAAATGAAGTCTCAATTTCTGAACTTCATCCGAGATAA